The Bacteroidota bacterium genome contains a region encoding:
- a CDS encoding 4'-phosphopantetheinyl transferase superfamily protein yields the protein MISIFYTYCKEPFSKEVWSRHLQSLPVALHEKITSFKRWQDRQSSLIGKLLLKEALKRNGYSGNSLQDLKYNHYNRPYFDLPMDFNISHSEELVICAWSNKGKIGVDVEAIKPIDFNDLKKAMNEKEWALIQNSTDSLREFYKYWSIKESVLKAEGSGLSILLEDMVITDTEVILQKNKWHIQELLLNNNYSSWIAFNDTIDTLQIEEIVFYGSEIINAKK from the coding sequence TTGATAAGCATATTCTATACTTATTGTAAAGAGCCGTTTTCTAAAGAGGTATGGAGCCGCCATTTACAAAGCCTTCCTGTTGCCCTTCACGAAAAAATAACTTCTTTTAAAAGATGGCAGGACAGGCAATCTTCTTTAATAGGTAAATTACTGCTAAAAGAAGCATTAAAAAGAAACGGATATTCAGGAAATAGTTTACAGGATTTAAAATACAATCATTATAACCGCCCCTATTTTGACTTACCAATGGATTTTAATATTTCACATTCCGAAGAACTGGTAATTTGCGCATGGAGCAATAAGGGAAAGATAGGTGTTGATGTGGAAGCAATAAAACCTATTGATTTTAATGACTTAAAAAAGGCAATGAATGAAAAAGAATGGGCGTTGATTCAAAATTCAACAGATTCATTAAGGGAATTCTATAAATACTGGTCAATTAAAGAAAGTGTATTGAAAGCAGAGGGTAGCGGCTTGTCAATTTTATTGGAAGATATGGTTATTACCGATACTGAAGTCATTTTGCAAAAAAACAAATGGCATATTCAGGAACTGCTTTTGAATAATAACTATAGCTCCTGGATTGCCTTTAATGACACCATTGATACTTTGCAAATTGAAGAAATAGTATTTTATGGCAGTGAAATAATAAATGCTAAAAAATAG
- a CDS encoding thioesterase, with protein MKKTINLFFLPFAGGSSYSYSNFSSLLLPHINCVPIELPGRGKRSKEELLTDAHIIAEDIYNQIKEIIHSGEEYGIFGHSMGALLGYLLLHKIKLNNLPFPIHFFASGRGGPSYLNEREIYYLLPKQEFREKLKELGGSPKEVLEHEVLMDYFEPILRADFQVVETYFHKEQEKLKVPFSVFLGDEDKISLEAAKCWQLETSSPIKIHQFQGDHFFLIPHVKSICNIISAELDNDKAKVN; from the coding sequence GTGAAAAAAACAATTAATTTATTCTTTCTTCCCTTTGCAGGAGGGAGTTCTTACTCTTACAGTAATTTCTCATCCTTGTTGCTGCCACATATAAATTGTGTTCCTATTGAATTACCAGGAAGAGGCAAGCGGAGCAAGGAAGAATTATTAACTGATGCGCATATTATAGCGGAGGATATTTATAATCAGATTAAAGAAATTATTCATTCAGGTGAGGAATATGGGATTTTTGGCCATAGTATGGGGGCATTGCTTGGTTATCTTTTATTACATAAAATAAAACTAAACAACCTTCCATTTCCCATTCATTTTTTTGCCTCAGGCAGAGGTGGCCCATCCTACCTTAATGAGAGGGAAATTTATTATCTGCTTCCAAAACAGGAATTCAGAGAAAAATTAAAAGAGCTGGGAGGCAGTCCAAAAGAAGTGCTGGAACATGAAGTTTTAATGGATTATTTTGAACCCATACTAAGAGCAGATTTTCAGGTTGTAGAAACTTATTTTCATAAGGAACAGGAGAAGTTGAAAGTACCCTTTAGTGTTTTTTTAGGTGATGAAGACAAAATAAGCCTTGAGGCTGCAAAATGTTGGCAACTGGAAACAAGTTCCCCCATAAAAATCCATCAATTCCAGGGAGATCATTTTTTTTTAATACCCCATGTTAAAAGTATATGTAATATAATCTCTGCTGAATTGGATAATGATAAAGCAAAAGTAAATTGA